From the genome of Leptodactylus fuscus isolate aLepFus1 chromosome 1, aLepFus1.hap2, whole genome shotgun sequence, one region includes:
- the LOC142208672 gene encoding uncharacterized protein LOC142208672 has translation MSECYREQDWDLQKSNVKLSSHQRMSINVKHLIQQVETHPELWDAGAEGYSDRQAREDAWTNIFRHLYPTWDGLTTKEQGIIEKDVKNRWRSVRDRFRKEMSMEEKTGSSPSKRKPYQYMQLLMFLRQTRQPLQTSSGLEKEVGLPQPKESEPLEGSSVPVVVETEVAHTDFVVAGQSTEPVPPPRVPPSKMGGKCIIRSRAKITQELDDEILALLRRTWAEDDADAFSRTLADRIRWLPEPSRSRFMAYVLSSVEYFLPPFYPPEVDTLVANLRMACTPQSGSSQYQPPESH, from the exons ATGAGTGAATGCTACAGAGAACAGGACTGGGATCTTCAGAAATCAAATGTGAAATTGTCATCCCACCAAAGGATGTCCATAAATGTGAAACACCTCATTCAACAA GTGGAAACTCATCCTGAGCTTTGGGATGCCGGAGCAGAAGGGTACAGTGATCGGCAGGCAAGAGAGGATGCATGGACAAACATTTTCCGCCACCTGTACCCTACTTGGGATGGGCTAACCACCAAAGAACAGGGGATCATTG AGAAGGACGTCAAAAACAGATGGCGGTCCGTGCGAGACCGGTTCCGCAAGGAGATGTCGATGGAGGAAAAGACTGGGTCCTCACCTTCCAAACGTAAACCATACCAATATATGCAACTGCTGATGTTCCTCAGACAAACCAGGCAACCTCTCCA GACTTCATCAGGTCTTGAAAAAGAAGTGGGATTGCCGCAGCCAAAAGAGAGTGAACCACTTGAAGGCTCCTCTGTGCCAGTTGTTGTGGAAACTGAGGTCGCACACACAGATTTTGTTGTAGCGGGACAAAGTACCGAGCCAGTGCCCCCACCACGTGTGCCACCATCAAAAATGGGGGGGAAATGTATTATCCGTAGCAGGGCCAAGATAACACAGGAGTTGGATGATGAAATTCTGGCCCTGTTGCGGAGGACATGGGCTGAGGATGATGCAGATGCCTTTAGCCGCACACTGGCCGACCGAATACGTTGGTTGCCTGAACCTAGTCGGTCAAGGTTTATGGCTTATGTGCTTAGCTCTGTGGAGTATTTTCTTCCCCCTTTTTACCCACCTGAGGTCGACACATTGGTGGCTAATCTTCGGATGGCATGCACCCCACAGTCTGGAAGTTCGCAGTACCAACCTCCCGAAAGTCACTAA